The Oncorhynchus kisutch isolate 150728-3 unplaced genomic scaffold, Okis_V2 scaffold1960, whole genome shotgun sequence DNA segment gaaaattagccggttggctaaaaccggcacttttactgaaatgttgattaatgtgcactgtccctgtaaaaataaaaaataaactcaaactcaaactcaaatgtGAAACTTCTAGGGTCCTGTCCTGAAGGATGGAGAAGGTTTGGCTGCAGCTGTTACTACCTCTCTACTGAGAAGAAATCCTGGGAGGAGAGTAGACAGGACTgtctggagagaggagcagaTCTGGTGATCATTAACAGTAAAGAGGaacaggtgagagacagacatgtaTCTAGCACTGCATCTCACTAGAcactctggttcgaatccaggctgtatcacaaccagccgtgattgggagtcccatagggcggcgcacaattggcccagcgtcgtctgggtttgaccggtgtaggccgtcattgtaaataagaatttgttctcagcTGATTTGCCCGGTTGAATAAAACATAAATGAGTTAAACTGTACCAATGTTTTTTCTGTTCCTCAACAGACATTCATCAATGGGTTTGAATCAGTCAATTTTTCCTGGATTGgtctgactgactctgttactgagGGGACCTGGAAATGGGTGGACGGCAccccactgaccaccccaaggtaagagactactgatctataataacactgaccaccccaaggtaagagactactgatctaataacactgaccaccccaaggtaagagactactgctctataataacactgaccaccccaaggtaagagactactgctgtaataacactgaccaccccaaggtaagagactactgctctaataacactgaccaccccaaggtaagagactactgctctaataacactgaccaccccaaggtaagagactactgatctataataacactgaccaccccaaggtaagagactactggtATATAATAACACTGACAACCCCATGGTAAGAGACTACTGGTATATAAAACACTGACAACCCCATGGTAAGAGACTACTGGTATATAATAACACTGacaaccccaaggtaagagactactggtgtataataacaaatcaaatcaaattttatttgtcacatacacatggttagcagatgttaatgcgagtgtagcgaaatgcttgtgcttctagttccgacaatgcagtaataaccaacaagtaatctagctaacaattccaaaactactaccttatagacacaagtgtaaggggataaagaatatgtacataaagatatgaatgagtgatggtacagagcagcataggcaagatacagtagatggtattgagtacagtatatacatatgagatgagtatgtaaacaaagtggcatagttaaagtggctagtgataaatgtattacataaagatgcagtagatgatatagagtacagtatatatgtatacatatgagatgaataatgtaaggtatgtaaacattatattaggtagcattgtttaaagtggctagtgatatattttacatcatttcccatcaattcccattattaattcccattattaaagtggctggagttgagtcagtgtgttggcagcagccactcaatgttagtggtggctgtttaacagtctgatggccttgagatagaagctgtttttcagtctctcggtcccagctttgatgcacctgtactgacctcgcattctggatgatagcggggtgaacaggcagtggcttgggtggttgttgtccttgatgatctttatggtctTCCTgagacatcgggtggtgtaggtgtcctggagggcaggtagtttgcccccggtgatgcgttgtgcaaacctcaataccctctggagagcattacggttgtgggcggagcagttgccgtaccaggcggtgatacagaccgacaggatgctctcgattgtgcatctgtagaagtttgtgagtgcttttggtgacaagctgaatttcttcagcctcctgaggttgaagaggcgctgctgtgccttcttcacgatgctgtctgtgtgggtggaccaattcagtttgtctgtgatgtgtacgccgaggaacttaaaacttactaccctctccactactgttccatcgatgtggataggggggtgttccctctgctgtttcctgaagtccacaatcatcccaaggtaagagactactgctctaataacactgaccaccccaaggtaagagactactgctctataataacactgaccaccccaaggtaagagactactgctctataataacactgaccaccccaaggtaagagactactgatctaataacactgaccaccccaaggtaagagactactgctctataataacactgaccaccccaaggtaagagactactgctctataataacactgaccaccccaaggtaagagactactgctctataataacactgaccaccccaaggtaagagactactgctctataataacactgaccaccccaaggtaagagactactgatctataaaacactgaccaccccaaggtaagagactactgctctaataacactgaccacagtGGAAGGAGTAGGACTGATTCTCTGTGTTATTCATACTCTGGGTTCTGAgaaccagtctaactctaactgttATTTCTTCTGCAGGTATTGGATGATTGAACATCCTCGTGGTGGTACACTCCAGAACTGTGCATTCATCCATCACATGTCATCAGGCCATGGACAATGGTGGAGTTTTAATTGTTCCTCTTCAGAACAATGGATCTGTGAGAAATAGGCTTCTCTTAGGTACTTTCTCTGCACTGCTGATTAATGAACTCTCTACTGTATGTTAATGATGGTCTGAAGACTGGTGTGATTTGATAGAATGGTACTCTGAACTACAGGTCGGAGagaaacacatgcacacattcagacacaccaACATACAGGACCTGAACAAGAGTCTCCCACGAGAGAAACGACACCTTTATTAGACAGAGGAAATTCCCTTTCGGGCCGAGAGCTGACACTGATTTTGAAGTTGCAGGCAGGGCTACCTCATCACGTGACTATGAGTAACCAATCATGACCGACTCATGTCTGCTACACAATCATTTATTCATATGTCAAACAATGATGTGTAGAATATAGATATCATTCAATAGCCGCTGTCAATCAATTACTGTTAAGTTCTACAtttctaaatacatttaaaatgacTGTATATGTTTATTAGTTATACAGTATGTCTGCTTCTTGTGCTTTTATCATTCCGTACTTAAACAACGTGTACTTCCTGCTTATTCAATAAAtcatttcatctttattaaagacatTTCTTGTCTAGTACATTGTTGTTCTCTCTAATCTGTTCTATACTTTATCTAATATTAACATGGAGTCTAGAAGGACAAGACTCCTCTGTCTCTTTAGGAGAGTGAATGTTACTGTTTACATTTGGACTCATATCTTGTTAAATTCCTCTATGTTGTGACAACACCAGATTGAAGGGTTGGATCGTAACCATTAGTTATCAAAGCAGTGTCTATGGTTTTGTTACTAATCTAACAAATGGGACTAATCATTGACTACAGTAGGACAGGTGCAATGACCTCCAGTTATCAGAGAGAcagccttcaaatcaaatcaaatgtatttgtcacatacacatggttagcagatgttaatgcgagtgttgcgaaatgtttgtgcttctagttccgacaatgcagtaataaccaacgagtaatctaacctaacaattccaaaactactaccttatacacacaagtgtaaagggataaagaatatgtacataaagatatgaatgagtgatggtacagagcggcataggcaagatgcagtaaatggtatagagtacagtatatacatatgagatacgtaatgtagggtatgtaaacatagtAAGTGGCATTGGCAGGGTTTTGGCAGGGTTAGGCAGGGTTTTGGCAGGGTTAGACAGGGTTTTGGCAGGGGTAGGCAGGGTTTTGGCAGGGTTAGGCAGGGTTTTGgcagggttagacagggttagacagggttatGGCAGGGTTAGGCAGGGTTTTGGCAGGGTTAGGCAGGGTTTTGTTGGTGTGATTGTCCGAATGCATGAGATTCATCTAAAAGCCTATAAATcattggaggctgctgaggggaggacggcttgtAATGATGGCTTAGAACAGAGCAaatagaatggcatcaaacacatagaaaccatagaaaccatatgtttgatgtatttgataccattccactaattctgcACCAGCCATTACAAGCCCATCCTCCACACTTAAGGTTCCACCAATAAACATCCATTCCATGTGACCATGTATGACCGGCCTAGAGGAGCTACAGCTTGTGCTAATTCattaacactacattacacaacaCTAACCCCATACACTAGGGCTCTTTCTCAGTCTTCTAAACatcctgcttctccttcactgATCTGAAAgagctgaccaggtgaaagctaagcCAATCTAATGATGAGCTTCCTTCCACCATATTGCTTTCACCTGTGACGCCAATCAGTGCAGATGTaggggaggagacaaggagagagactaTAGTGAAAGAGCCTCTGGCCACATTCAGAAGTCAAACTTGGTCAAAAGTTGCAGATATAAATTATATCAATAAAGCAGACatgattccttattctacatgtcagaggCATGTTTTTTACTATGTAGTATATTTCAATCTGAAGGTTTGTAAACTTTGAATCCAGCTGAACAGGTGACATGTCCACAAATCCTGTACCAAGACCACAACAAAGTGGTCGATTATTGTACTGCTTTAACTTTCCTTATAAAGACAAATTTCTATTTTatatttcaccttaatttaacgaggtatgctagttgagaacatgttatcatttacaactacgccctggctaagataaagcaaagctgtgcaacacaaacaacaacacagagttacacatg contains these protein-coding regions:
- the LOC109880715 gene encoding C-type lectin domain family 4 member E; this translates as MGLWDSYAAAERDQLQTIYNTLTKERDQLQNSLNTRTTERDQLQNSLNTRTTDRDQLQNSLNTRTTERDQLQNSLNTRTTERDQLQNSLNTRTTEIDELMKSLNTTTMERDQLQKEKEWLNWKINGSCPEGWRRFGCSCYYLSTEKKSWEESRQDCLERGADLVIINSKEEQTFINGFESVNFSWIGLTDSVTEGTWKWVDGTPLTTPRYWMIEHPRGGTLQNCAFIHHMSSGHGQWWSFNCSSSEQWICEK